A stretch of the Archocentrus centrarchus isolate MPI-CPG fArcCen1 unplaced genomic scaffold, fArcCen1 scaffold_26_ctg1, whole genome shotgun sequence genome encodes the following:
- the ptgesl gene encoding prostaglandin E synthase 2, with product MAASCARTLGKVGLSFLESSASRPSGTFSYLLRNVGAHGSRRAYGTGAAGVRSKLLSGVRAGGGRVLGCAFLLGGGLGLYQTVKLSVQQHLAEEKRKAPAGSLKLILYQYKTCPFCSKVRAFLDYYGLPYEIVEVNPVMRQEIKWSTYRKVPILMVDDEVQLNDSSVIISSLKTHLVNKEKSMSNIIRCYPEMKSVNDGGKEVTEYNNKYWLMLSEAETVAVYPQKEMQKEEMKWRQWADDWLVHLISPNVYRTTGEALASFDYIVREGKFGTFEGFFAKYVGAAAMFLISKRLKRRHNLQDDVRQDLYKAVNDWVAAIGKNRKFMGGDQPNLADLAVFGVLRVMEGLQAFDDMMANTKVKYWYRRMERATLNHEGLNPEPQKH from the exons ATGGCAGCCTCCTGCGCCAGAACGCTCGGTAAGGTCGGCTTGTCATTCCTGGAGTCGTCGGCGTCCCGTCCGTCCGGTACCTTCTCCTACCTGCTGAGGAATGTGGGCGCGCACGGATCCAGGAGGGCGTACGGGACCGGCGCGGCGGGGGTCCGGTCCAAGCTGCTCTCCGGTGTGCGCGCAGGAGGAGGCAGGGTCCTGGGCTGCGCTTTCCTGCTCGGCGGAGGTTTGGGTTTATATCAGACCGTAAAGCTGTCCGTCCAGCAGCACCTGGccgaggagaagaggaag GCTCCAGCAGGCAGTCTGAAGCTGATTCTGTACCAGTACAAGACCTGCCCATTCTGCAGCAAGGTGCGAGCCTTTCTGGACTACTACGGTCTGCCGTATGAGATTGTGGAGGTGAACCCAGTGATGAGGCAGGAGATCAAGTGGTCTACCTACAGAAAGGTGCCCATCCTGATGGTGGATGATGAGGTG cagctgaatgACTCGTCTGTCATCATCAGCTCCCTCAAGACCCACTTAGTCAACAA ggaGAAAAGCATGTCCAACATCATTCGCTGCTACCCGGAGATGAAGTCAGTGAACGACGGCGGGAAGGAGGTGACCGAGTACAACAACAAGTACTGGCTGATGCTGAGCGAAGCAGAGACCGTCGCAGTTTACCCCCAGAAGGAAATGCAGAA AGAGGAGATGAAGTGGCGTCAGTGGGCTGACGACTGGCTCGTACATCTCATATCTCCCAACGTGTACCGAACCACCGGCGAGGCCCTGGCCTCCTTTGACTACATCGTGCGCGAGGGCAAGTTTGGTACTTTTGAAGGCTTCTTTGCTAAATACGTTGGCGCTGCGGCCATGTTCCTCATCTCCAAAAGGCTGAAACGGCG ACACAATCTGCAGGACGACGTCAGGCAAGATCTCTACAAGGCCGTCAACGACTGGGTGGCAGCCATCGGCAAGAACAGGAAGTTCATGGGTGGAGATCAGCCCAACCTGGCAGACCTG GCAGTGTTTGGAGTCCTCAGAGTGATGGAGGGCCTGCAGGCATTTGATGACATGATGGCGAACACCAAAGTGAAATACTGGTACAGACGCATGGAGAGGGCGACGCTCAACCACGAGGGTCTCAACCCTGAGCCTCAGAAACACTGA